In Erpetoichthys calabaricus chromosome 2, fErpCal1.3, whole genome shotgun sequence, a genomic segment contains:
- the isg20l2 gene encoding interferon-stimulated 20 kDa exonuclease-like 2: MSDIMLNVDYTDSSSCRNQEKDKGSNKKHLAFLKRRKYLEKMGFLRQKQLQDPHYPPKVLPGSSKSWPNGLVQKCHQQESRPASKSCSSIIENHVTSTIQSKPAFLLPTPVAFSSTPVHQSLSTASFHLPFCSPSGLPLPNTELLKQFQSGLTSAGKPLKYLAMDCEMVGTGPKGRHSELARCSIVGYHGDIMYDKYIMPANPVTDYRTRWSGITKHHLRNAVPFKEAQKEILKILSGKVVIGHAVHNDFKALNYFHPPALTRDTSRIPLLNVKAGISGVETASLKRLTKLLLNKDIQVGQSGHSSVEDAKATMDLYKIVELEWERILASSPAVQCTVSV, encoded by the exons ATGTCAGACATCATGCTGAATGTGGATTACACAGATAGTAGTTCATGCAGGAATCAAGAAAAGGACAAAGGGTCAAATAAGAAGCATTTGGCCTTTCTGAAAAGGAGAAAATATTTAGAGAAAATGGGTTTCCTCAGACAGAAGCAATTGCAAGATCCCCATTACCCTCCAAAGGTGCTGCCAGGAAGCAGCAAGTCATGGCCAAATGGACTTGTGCAGAAGTGCCATCAACAAGAGTCTAGACCTGCTTCAAAATCTTGTAGCAGTATTATTGAAAACCATGTCACTTCCACCATTCAGTCAAAACCTGCTTTTTTGCTCCCAACACCTGTTGCTTTTTCCAGCACTCCGGTTCATCAGAGCCTGAGTACAGCCTCGTTTCATCTCCCATTTTGTTCACCTTCTGGTCTTCCGCTTCCAAATACTGAATTGCTGAAACAATTTCAAAGTGGGTTAACCTCTGCAGGGAAACCTTTGAAGTATTTAGCTATGGACTGTGAGATGGTGGGTACAGGTCCCAAAGGACGACATAGTGAGCTGGCTCGATGCAGCATTGTGGGCTACCATGGTGATATAATGTATGATAAGTACATTATGCCTGCGAATCCTGTGACTGATTACCGCACACGATGGAGTGGTATCACAAAGCACCACCTACGTAATGCTGTACCCTTTAAAGAGGCCCAGAAGGAG aTTTTAAAGATCTTGTCTGGGAAGGTGGTGATTGGACATGCCGTTCACAATGACTTCAAAGCTTTAAACTACTTCCATCCTCCAGCACTGACCCGTGACACTTCGCGCATCCCACTGCTCAATGTGAAAGCTGGTATCTCTGGGGTAGAAACGGCTTCTCTTAAGAGACTCACCAAACTgcttttaaataaagacattcag GTTGGACAAAGTGGACACAGTTCTGTGGAAGATGCTAAGGCTACTATGGATCTGTATAAAATTGTTGAGCTGGAATGGGAGCGAATTCTGGCTTCAAGCCCAGCTGTTCAATGTACAGTATCAGTTTAG